The following proteins are encoded in a genomic region of Natrinema sp. HArc-T2:
- a CDS encoding adenylate kinase, with protein MAQPRILILGAPGAGKGTQSAKIIEEFDVDHITTGDALRNNKEMDISDMDTEYDTPGEYMDQGELVPDEVVNAIVDEALTQADGFVLDGYPRNLEQAEELEGMTDLDLALYLEVGEEELVHRLTGRRMDPETGDIYHVEYNPPEDPEVEERLVQRDDDTEETVRERLSVFHENTEPVIEYYDEQGDLERVDGEQAPDEVWEDVKATIEDAA; from the coding sequence ATGGCACAGCCACGAATTCTGATCCTGGGCGCACCCGGGGCAGGGAAGGGGACTCAGAGTGCAAAGATCATCGAGGAGTTCGACGTCGACCACATCACCACCGGTGACGCGCTTCGGAACAACAAGGAGATGGACATCTCCGATATGGACACCGAGTACGACACGCCGGGTGAATACATGGATCAGGGCGAACTCGTCCCCGACGAGGTCGTCAACGCCATCGTCGACGAGGCACTCACTCAGGCCGACGGCTTCGTCCTCGACGGCTATCCGCGTAACTTAGAGCAGGCCGAAGAACTCGAGGGCATGACCGATCTGGACCTTGCACTCTACCTCGAGGTCGGCGAAGAGGAACTCGTCCACCGACTGACGGGCCGCCGGATGGACCCCGAGACGGGCGACATCTACCACGTCGAGTACAACCCACCGGAGGACCCCGAAGTCGAAGAACGACTCGTCCAGCGCGACGACGACACCGAAGAAACTGTCCGCGAACGACTGTCGGTCTTCCACGAGAACACCGAGCCGGTCATCGAGTATTACGACGAGCAGGGTGACTTAGAGCGTGTTGACGGTGAACAGGCACCCGACGAGGTCTGGGAGGACGTGAAGGCGACGATCGAAGACGCAGCGTAA
- a CDS encoding DUF106 domain-containing protein gives MTRTAEKIDALVREDSSMADALEAIREAADRNGGEVQWADVSDELTSGQWGRLIEKGVLVDGDEGFEIADREAYDRALDGNGDGGGGGAVASADVDIDDEESSWSQWDKIAGIGALLLMPGYWFDSIRNVVGGTIDIVLGPLDAALPFYAVILSVALITGLYSSLLQANLMNTEVMGKYQERMKAVQKEQKDLRKRKKEAEERGASEAEIERLENELEQVREEQMEAMADNLGMFKEQFRPMVWIMLLTIPLFLWMYWKIQSVGLSGAEATAILPLVGETNWQAGLVGPMPAWIVWYFLCSMGFSQLLRKSLNIDMSPTGA, from the coding sequence ATGACGCGTACAGCCGAGAAGATCGACGCCCTCGTCCGTGAGGATTCCTCGATGGCGGATGCACTCGAGGCGATCCGCGAGGCAGCCGACAGGAACGGCGGCGAGGTCCAGTGGGCCGACGTCAGCGACGAGCTGACGAGCGGTCAGTGGGGGCGGCTGATCGAGAAAGGCGTATTAGTCGACGGCGACGAGGGGTTTGAGATCGCCGATCGCGAGGCCTACGATCGGGCACTCGATGGAAACGGTGACGGTGGCGGTGGCGGTGCCGTGGCCAGTGCCGACGTCGATATCGACGATGAGGAGTCGAGCTGGTCGCAGTGGGACAAGATAGCCGGTATCGGTGCGCTCCTGTTGATGCCCGGGTACTGGTTCGATTCGATCCGGAACGTCGTGGGCGGGACGATCGATATCGTCCTCGGACCGCTCGATGCGGCGTTGCCCTTCTATGCCGTGATCCTCTCCGTGGCACTGATCACTGGCCTGTACTCGTCGCTGCTACAGGCGAACCTGATGAACACGGAGGTCATGGGGAAATATCAAGAGCGGATGAAAGCCGTCCAGAAGGAGCAAAAAGACCTCCGCAAGCGCAAGAAAGAAGCCGAGGAACGCGGCGCGAGCGAGGCCGAAATCGAACGCCTCGAGAACGAACTCGAGCAGGTCCGCGAAGAGCAGATGGAGGCCATGGCGGACAACCTCGGGATGTTCAAAGAGCAGTTCCGCCCGATGGTCTGGATCATGCTGTTGACGATCCCGCTGTTCCTCTGGATGTACTGGAAGATCCAGTCGGTCGGCCTCAGCGGCGCGGAAGCGACTGCTATCTTGCCGCTCGTCGGCGAGACCAACTGGCAGGCTGGTCTGGTCGGACCGATGCCGGCCTGGATCGTCTGGTACTTCCTGTGCTCGATGGGCTTCTCGCAACTGCTGCGCAAGTCACTGAACATCGACATGTCGCCGACGGGCGCCTGA